The Azospirillum sp. TSH100 region TAGGGGGTGTCGTTGCGGTAGCCGGCGAGACCGCAGGTGCGGATCGCCGCCTCCACGATCTCGCGCACCAGCTCCGAGCTGGTGACCTTCAGCGTGCCCATCGCCGTGGCGAATGACAGGCCGGTCAGCAGCTCCGGCGAGCCGCAGGCCAGCTCGTACTGGCGGATGGCGGCCAGGATCACGGCCTTCATCTGCTGGAGCTTGGCCGTCGCCTCCGCCAGCCGCAAGGCGGACGGCGGGGTGGTGCCGGGCTTGCGCTTGGCCTCCGAGCGGACGAAGGCGCGGGCGCGGCTGACGGCGTCGGCGGCGATGCCGAGCCAGGTGCTGCTCCACAGGATGTGGGTGACCGGCAGCATGGTCTGGGCCGACAGGTCGGCATAGGGCAAGGGCAGGATCTGGTCGATGACGCCCGCCGCCTCCAGCCGGTAGCCGTCGGAGCAGGTGCCGCGCATGCCCATCGCGTCCCAGCGGGTGGTCTTCTCCAGCCGGTAATCGTCCCTGGTCACCACGACCAGCACCTGATCCGACGACGGGGCGTCGGGATTGCGCCGCGCGGTGACCAGGATCACGTCCGACTGGTCGCCGTAGGAGATGACCGAGGCGTTCTTCGCCAGGGTGAAGCCCTCACCCTCCGAACGAACGGCGCAGACGCTGTTGCGGATGTCGCCGCCGGTCTCGGCCTCCGTCGTGGCGGAGCCGAGGAGAAGCTGGTCGGCGGCGATGCGCGCCATCAGGTCGCGGTGCCAGCCGTTGGTGCCGTGATTGACCAGACAGGCGATCTGGATCTGGTGCATGGCGTAGATCATGCCGGTGGCGGCACAGCCACGGGCCAGCGCATGGCAGGCCGCCGCCACCTCGAACAGCGAGGCGCCGCCGCCGCCGAGGTCCGCCGGGATCATGACGCCCAGCAGCTTCTCTTGGCGCAGGGCGTCGAAGGCCTCGCCGGGGAACCGGCCGTCGCGATCGACCGCTTCGGCATGGCGCGCGGCGATCCCGGCGCCGATGGCGCGCGCGCGGGCCGCGACATTGGTTTGGGCCGGGGCTTGGGCTGGGACCGAGGCTGTATCCAGCTCGGCCAGGCCGGCCGGGGCGGCGTTCACGCCTCGCCCCCGTCGACCAGGCCGCGCACCGCGTCGCGGATGGC contains the following coding sequences:
- a CDS encoding acyl-CoA dehydrogenase family protein, yielding MNAAPAGLAELDTASVPAQAPAQTNVAARARAIGAGIAARHAEAVDRDGRFPGEAFDALRQEKLLGVMIPADLGGGGASLFEVAAACHALARGCAATGMIYAMHQIQIACLVNHGTNGWHRDLMARIAADQLLLGSATTEAETGGDIRNSVCAVRSEGEGFTLAKNASVISYGDQSDVILVTARRNPDAPSSDQVLVVVTRDDYRLEKTTRWDAMGMRGTCSDGYRLEAAGVIDQILPLPYADLSAQTMLPVTHILWSSTWLGIAADAVSRARAFVRSEAKRKPGTTPPSALRLAEATAKLQQMKAVILAAIRQYELACGSPELLTGLSFATAMGTLKVTSSELVREIVEAAIRTCGLAGYRNDTPYSLGRHLRDAHSAALMIGNDRIMSHISTQLLVQRDGSGAFE